One Candidatus Aramenus sp. CH1 genomic region harbors:
- the rpoA1 gene encoding DNA-directed RNA polymerase subunit A', with the protein MSEKVIKGIKFGILSPDEIRRMSVTAIITPDVYDEDGTPIEGSVMDPRLGVIEPGQRCPTCGNVIGSCPGHFGHIELVRPVLHVGYVKHVDDLLRATCRRCGRIKLSEEELERYYKIYSAIKNRWPSAAKRVIEYVKRASMKNAVCPHCGEKQFKIKLEKPYNFYEERKEGVIRLTPSDIRDRLEKIPDQDIELLGYDKEHSRPEWMVLTVLPVPPITIRPSIMIESGIRAEDDLTHKLVDIVRINERLRESIDAGAPQLIVEDLWDLLQYHVATYFDNEIPGLPTSKHRSGRPLRTLAQRLKGKEGRFRGNLSGKRVDFSSRTVISPDPNISIDEVGVPADIAKILTVPEKVTKWNIDKLRELVINGPEKWPGANYVIRNDGRRIDLRYVKDRKEFASTLAPGFIVERHLMDGDIAIFNRQPSLHRISMMGHKVRVLPGRTFRLNLLVCPPYNADFDGDEMNLHVPQSEEAISEAREIMIVHRNILTPRYGGPIIGSAQDYISGAYLLTVKSTVLTEEEVQIILGVVDLQKELGEPAILAPKRLYTGKQIVSLFIPEDFNFHGQANISSGVRACKDEDCPHDSYIVIKKGKLLEGVFDKKAIGNQQPESILHWLVREYGEDYVLWLMDNLFKVFIRYIELHGLTMTLDDVTIPKEAIDKIAEKAKEANKEVLELIEKYNRRELEPLPGRNLEESLENYILDALDKLRNTSGEIATMYLDPFNNAYIMARTGARGSVLNITQMAAMLGQQSVRGERIYRGYSRRTLPHFKPGDISPEARGFVYSSFRRGLSPIETFFHAAAGREGLVDTAVRTSQSGYMQRRLINALADLRVEYDGSVRTLYGEVIQTLYGGDGVHPMYSAHGKTVDADRIIERVAGWRK; encoded by the coding sequence ATGAGTGAAAAGGTAATAAAGGGCATAAAATTCGGCATTTTGTCTCCTGACGAGATAAGGAGAATGTCAGTAACTGCAATAATCACTCCAGACGTATACGACGAGGACGGTACGCCGATAGAAGGAAGCGTAATGGATCCTAGGCTAGGAGTAATTGAGCCAGGCCAGAGATGCCCAACATGTGGTAACGTAATAGGGAGCTGTCCAGGCCACTTTGGGCACATAGAGCTAGTTAGGCCGGTTCTTCACGTGGGATACGTAAAACATGTGGACGATCTCCTTAGGGCCACTTGTAGGCGTTGTGGAAGGATAAAGCTGAGCGAAGAGGAACTAGAGAGGTACTACAAGATATACAGTGCAATAAAGAACAGGTGGCCTTCGGCAGCAAAGAGAGTAATAGAGTACGTGAAGAGGGCGTCGATGAAGAACGCTGTGTGCCCCCACTGCGGTGAGAAACAGTTCAAGATAAAGCTGGAGAAACCATACAACTTTTACGAGGAGAGGAAGGAAGGAGTAATTAGGCTTACGCCCTCTGATATAAGGGATAGGCTAGAGAAGATCCCGGATCAAGACATAGAGCTTCTAGGTTACGACAAGGAACACAGTAGGCCAGAGTGGATGGTACTTACCGTGCTCCCCGTACCCCCCATCACCATTAGACCGTCTATAATGATAGAAAGCGGAATAAGAGCAGAGGACGACCTGACCCACAAGCTGGTCGATATCGTTAGGATAAACGAGAGGCTTAGGGAGAGCATCGACGCAGGAGCGCCACAGCTGATAGTTGAGGACTTATGGGACCTGCTACAGTACCATGTGGCCACTTACTTCGATAACGAGATCCCTGGCTTGCCAACGTCAAAGCATAGGTCGGGCAGGCCGTTGAGGACACTGGCCCAGAGGCTAAAGGGTAAGGAGGGAAGGTTCAGGGGCAACCTCTCAGGGAAGAGGGTCGACTTCTCTTCTAGGACTGTAATATCGCCAGACCCTAATATAAGCATAGACGAAGTCGGCGTCCCAGCGGACATAGCTAAGATTCTAACAGTACCGGAGAAGGTCACCAAGTGGAACATAGACAAGCTCAGGGAACTAGTGATAAACGGGCCCGAGAAGTGGCCGGGTGCAAATTACGTCATAAGGAACGACGGTAGGAGGATAGACCTGCGTTACGTGAAGGACAGGAAGGAGTTCGCCTCTACCTTGGCCCCAGGCTTTATAGTAGAGAGGCACTTGATGGACGGAGACATTGCCATATTTAATAGGCAACCTTCGTTGCACAGGATCTCAATGATGGGGCACAAGGTAAGGGTATTGCCTGGAAGGACGTTTAGGCTTAACCTATTAGTCTGTCCGCCCTATAACGCTGACTTTGACGGAGACGAGATGAACCTCCACGTGCCACAGTCCGAGGAGGCAATATCTGAAGCCAGGGAGATAATGATAGTCCACCGCAACATCTTGACCCCAAGGTACGGTGGTCCAATCATAGGCTCCGCCCAAGATTACATAAGCGGGGCCTACTTGCTTACTGTAAAGTCCACCGTGCTTACTGAGGAAGAGGTTCAGATAATCCTAGGGGTCGTAGACCTGCAGAAGGAGTTGGGGGAGCCCGCAATTTTAGCGCCCAAGAGGCTCTACACCGGGAAGCAGATAGTTAGCCTATTTATTCCTGAGGACTTCAACTTCCACGGTCAAGCCAACATATCGAGCGGCGTTAGGGCATGTAAGGACGAGGACTGTCCGCACGATTCCTATATAGTAATAAAGAAGGGTAAGTTATTGGAGGGAGTGTTCGATAAAAAGGCCATAGGAAACCAACAGCCCGAAAGTATCTTGCACTGGTTGGTGAGGGAATATGGAGAGGACTATGTCCTCTGGCTAATGGACAACTTATTCAAGGTTTTCATAAGGTACATCGAGCTCCACGGTCTAACAATGACGTTGGACGACGTTACTATACCTAAGGAAGCTATAGACAAGATAGCAGAGAAGGCTAAAGAGGCAAATAAAGAGGTCTTAGAGCTCATAGAGAAGTACAATAGAAGGGAACTGGAGCCTTTGCCTGGCAGGAACCTTGAGGAGAGCCTGGAGAACTACATACTTGACGCTCTAGACAAGCTCAGAAACACGTCAGGAGAAATAGCTACCATGTACCTGGATCCATTCAATAACGCCTACATTATGGCTAGGACAGGGGCTAGGGGTAGCGTGCTGAACATAACACAAATGGCGGCAATGCTAGGACAGCAATCAGTGAGGGGAGAGAGGATATACAGAGGATACTCCAGGAGGACATTGCCCCACTTTAAGCCCGGTGACATCTCTCCAGAAGCCAGAGGCTTCGTGTACTCCTCCTTCAGAAGAGGACTCAGCCCAATAGAGACGTTCTTCCACGCGGCCGCAGGTAGGGAAGGCCTAGTAGACACCGCAGTTAGGACATCGCAGAGCGGTTACATGCAGAGAAGGCTTATCAACGCACTGGCCGACCTAAGGGTAGAATACGACGGCTCAGTAAGAACTTTATATGGCGAAGTGATACAAACGTTATATGGAGGAGATGGCGTGCACCCAATGTATAGCGCTCACGGCAAGACCGTGGACGCGGATAGAATAATTGAGAGGGTAGCCGGCTGGAGGAAGTGA
- a CDS encoding 30S ribosomal protein S7: MENELSNLDVKIFGKWDTKVEVRDPSLKKYISLMPVYLPHSGGRHEHRRFGKSRISIVERLINEMMRPGKNKGKKMLAYNIVKAAFEIINARTGQNPIQVLVRAIENVAPREEVTRIMYGGIVYYVAVDVSPQRRVDLALRHLVEGARSASFNNPKPIDEALAEEIIAAASGDTKSYALRKKEEIERIALSSR; encoded by the coding sequence ATGGAGAACGAGCTAAGCAATCTGGATGTAAAGATATTTGGTAAATGGGACACTAAGGTCGAAGTCAGAGACCCCAGCCTAAAGAAGTACATCTCGCTGATGCCAGTATACTTACCCCACTCTGGAGGTAGGCACGAGCACAGGAGGTTCGGCAAGTCCAGGATTAGTATAGTGGAGAGGCTAATTAACGAGATGATGAGGCCTGGCAAGAACAAGGGGAAGAAGATGTTGGCGTACAACATTGTGAAGGCCGCGTTCGAGATAATAAACGCCAGGACAGGCCAGAATCCAATTCAAGTACTTGTGAGGGCAATAGAGAACGTAGCCCCCAGGGAAGAGGTAACCAGGATAATGTACGGTGGTATAGTCTACTACGTGGCAGTCGACGTCTCCCCTCAGAGGAGAGTGGACTTGGCTTTGAGGCACTTAGTCGAGGGAGCCAGGTCGGCCTCATTTAACAATCCGAAGCCCATCGACGAAGCACTGGCCGAGGAGATAATTGCCGCGGCGTCCGGGGACACTAAGAGCTACGCATTGAGAAAGAAAGAAGAGATAGAGAGGATCGCTTTAAGCTCAAGGTAA
- a CDS encoding 30S ribosomal protein S12, with the protein MPGKSPKGLFAARKLKLKRLKFRWSQRSFKTRMLQLKKKFDPLEGAPMARGIVLEKVGIESRQPNSAVRKCVRVQLVKNGRVVTAFVPGDGGVNFVDEHDEVVIAGIGGTLGRSMGDLPGVRYKVIMVNGVSLDALYKGKKTKPVR; encoded by the coding sequence TTGCCGGGTAAATCTCCGAAAGGTTTGTTTGCAGCTAGGAAGTTAAAGCTCAAGAGGCTAAAGTTTAGGTGGAGCCAAAGGTCCTTCAAGACAAGGATGTTACAGCTGAAGAAGAAGTTCGACCCGCTAGAGGGTGCTCCAATGGCAAGGGGTATTGTGCTTGAGAAGGTAGGTATTGAGTCCAGACAGCCTAACTCTGCCGTGAGGAAGTGCGTGAGGGTTCAGCTGGTAAAGAACGGTAGGGTAGTGACCGCCTTCGTTCCAGGAGACGGTGGCGTCAACTTCGTTGACGAGCACGACGAAGTAGTAATAGCAGGGATAGGAGGTACCCTAGGAAGGTCGATGGGAGACTTGCCAGGGGTCAGGTATAAGGTAATAATGGTGAACGGCGTATCTCTTGACGCGTTATACAAGGGTAAGAAGACCAAGCCAGTCAGGTAA
- the rpoA2 gene encoding DNA-directed RNA polymerase subunit A'' — MLSEETEKYLEEKISQLRGQIPDTALQKLKDSARDYPVELTKEEIDKIVQLAVDDYKGSLINPGEAIGIVAAQSIGEPGTQMTLRTFHYAGVRELNVTLGLPRLIEIVDARKVPSTPMMTIYLEDEYKGSKEKATEIARKLEYTKVENVVDYTNIDMASMSIEIHFDGDMLRDKGVSIDDVEKAIKKLKIGEYTIDKPDELTLVITFSNLDNITTLFKARERILSTKIKGVKGIKRAIVQKRGDEYVIITDGSNLEGIIGIKGIDFKRVETNSLHEVESVLGIEAARELISREIKKVLDDQGLDVDVRHIELVSEIMTRTGEVRQIGRHGVTGEKTSVLARAAFEVTVKHLLDASARGDVEEFKGVVENIIIGQPIKLGTGMVELLMTPTSR; from the coding sequence ATGTTGTCGGAGGAAACGGAGAAATACCTTGAAGAGAAGATCTCCCAACTAAGGGGCCAAATCCCAGACACTGCCCTACAGAAGCTTAAGGACAGCGCAAGGGACTACCCTGTGGAGCTAACGAAAGAGGAGATAGATAAAATAGTGCAGTTAGCAGTGGACGACTATAAGGGCTCTCTTATAAATCCTGGAGAAGCCATAGGTATTGTAGCAGCGCAGTCAATAGGCGAACCTGGCACCCAGATGACGTTGAGGACTTTCCACTACGCCGGCGTTAGGGAACTCAACGTCACTTTGGGACTTCCAAGACTTATAGAAATAGTTGACGCCAGAAAGGTTCCGTCTACTCCCATGATGACCATCTACTTAGAGGACGAGTACAAGGGAAGTAAAGAGAAGGCCACTGAGATAGCTAGGAAGCTCGAGTACACTAAAGTGGAGAACGTAGTAGATTACACAAACATAGACATGGCCTCAATGTCAATAGAAATACACTTTGACGGAGACATGTTGAGGGATAAGGGGGTTTCAATAGACGATGTGGAGAAGGCAATAAAGAAACTCAAGATAGGCGAGTATACGATTGACAAGCCAGACGAGCTAACTCTAGTCATAACGTTTAGCAATTTAGACAACATTACTACCCTTTTCAAGGCCAGGGAGAGGATCCTTTCCACTAAGATTAAAGGCGTGAAAGGCATTAAGAGGGCCATTGTTCAAAAACGCGGTGACGAGTACGTAATAATAACAGACGGGTCTAACCTAGAGGGCATAATCGGGATAAAGGGCATCGACTTCAAGAGAGTTGAGACCAACAGCCTTCACGAGGTGGAGAGCGTCCTAGGAATAGAGGCTGCCAGGGAGCTCATATCTAGGGAGATAAAGAAGGTCCTAGACGATCAAGGCCTTGACGTAGACGTTAGGCACATAGAGCTCGTCTCCGAGATCATGACCAGGACAGGAGAAGTTAGGCAAATAGGAAGGCACGGAGTGACTGGAGAAAAGACCAGCGTGTTAGCTAGGGCTGCGTTCGAAGTTACTGTAAAGCACTTGCTGGACGCCTCGGCCAGAGGGGACGTGGAGGAGTTCAAAGGAGTAGTAGAAAATATTATAATTGGGCAACCCATTAAACTTGGAACTGGAATGGTAGAGCTTTTAATGACGCCTACCTCGAGGTGA
- a CDS encoding 50S ribosomal protein L30e, whose translation MSQNITVESEIKNLLKTGKVVIGSRRTLKKLKMGKLKAVIVASTLRGDIMDDIVHYCKVSGIPFYKYPGSGWDLGTLVGKPFMISTIGVEEPGSSRILELLTQQQTG comes from the coding sequence ATGTCTCAAAATATAACGGTTGAATCCGAGATAAAAAACCTTTTAAAGACAGGTAAAGTAGTAATTGGAAGCAGAAGGACTTTGAAAAAATTAAAAATGGGAAAGCTAAAAGCAGTGATCGTGGCGTCGACGCTGAGGGGCGACATAATGGACGACATAGTGCACTACTGCAAGGTCTCAGGGATACCGTTTTACAAGTACCCTGGAAGCGGTTGGGATCTAGGAACTCTGGTTGGTAAGCCCTTTATGATATCCACGATCGGGGTGGAGGAACCTGGTAGCTCCAGAATCCTCGAGCTGCTAACTCAACAGCAGACCGGATGA
- a CDS encoding NusA-like transcription termination signal-binding factor, which yields MPEIKLTQEEMNYMSLFQDVTKVTVKDCIIDNENNRIIFLVDPTFMGIAIGKGGANVKKLRKIIGKDIEIVAYSENLEELVKNLMAPARVRSVKVVESDSKKAVYITVDPQDKGLAIGKGGKNVVRAKLILKRYMDIDTVVIV from the coding sequence TTGCCCGAAATAAAACTCACGCAAGAAGAAATGAATTACATGTCTTTGTTCCAAGACGTGACGAAAGTAACGGTAAAGGACTGCATAATAGACAACGAAAACAACAGGATAATCTTTCTGGTTGACCCAACGTTCATGGGAATCGCAATAGGTAAAGGTGGAGCTAACGTAAAGAAGCTAAGGAAGATTATAGGCAAGGACATAGAGATAGTTGCTTACAGTGAGAACTTGGAGGAACTGGTGAAGAACCTAATGGCGCCGGCGAGGGTGAGGAGCGTTAAAGTCGTGGAAAGCGACTCAAAGAAGGCTGTCTACATAACTGTGGACCCCCAAGACAAGGGTTTGGCAATAGGTAAAGGAGGCAAAAACGTGGTTAGGGCCAAATTAATTTTAAAAAGATACATGGATATAGACACAGTAGTAATAGTCTAG
- a CDS encoding DUF151 domain-containing protein: MSEQSDYIRVNNVDAFFYPLNGVTVIVCYLEDGREFNLFYVPAEIVLAINKIKKQSEESISLDKRETIYDILSFVPEISEELAKHINKVVIDDMIDTVYVATVELKFDGVIIQKRMIPSHAIYLALITNKPIFVKRKLVEEQERDREQERK, translated from the coding sequence ATGTCTGAGCAGAGCGACTACATAAGGGTTAACAACGTGGACGCGTTCTTTTACCCCCTAAACGGGGTAACCGTTATTGTGTGCTACCTAGAGGACGGCAGGGAGTTTAACCTGTTTTACGTGCCCGCGGAGATCGTGCTGGCCATAAACAAGATCAAGAAGCAGAGCGAGGAAAGCATAAGCCTAGATAAAAGAGAGACCATCTACGACATTCTCTCCTTTGTCCCAGAGATCTCTGAGGAACTGGCGAAGCACATAAACAAGGTAGTCATAGACGATATGATAGACACTGTTTACGTAGCTACAGTAGAGCTGAAGTTCGACGGCGTGATAATCCAGAAAAGGATGATACCCAGCCACGCCATATATCTAGCCTTGATCACTAACAAGCCGATATTTGTAAAAAGGAAACTGGTAGAGGAGCAAGAAAGGGACAGAGAACAAGAGAGGAAATAA